In Desulfovibrio sp., a single genomic region encodes these proteins:
- a CDS encoding YitT family protein: MKLYSYNHKLAESVWWNLVLLTLGGLLTATCIQSVAAPHDFLAGGIMGVALLTNYWTGTLTPLLWYAMFCVPIYLFGWFFVGKRFLLYTAYGTLCTTIFGFFINFTIPLQSELYAAVVGGVLHGTAGGLMLRTLGSGGGTDVIAVVLKDRWNFSIGQFNVIFNGLLFLLGAYRLPFDLIIASMIMMFISSNALEYVLGMFNRRKLVFIISDHGEEISEAILVTERFGATMLRGKGAYSGSDREILLTVTNNIALKRLENLVFSIDRNALFIVENTFYVSGGQFARRSR; encoded by the coding sequence ATGAAACTCTATTCCTACAACCACAAACTGGCTGAATCAGTCTGGTGGAACCTCGTCCTGCTGACCTTGGGCGGGCTGCTTACCGCCACCTGCATCCAGAGCGTTGCAGCCCCCCACGATTTTCTCGCCGGGGGCATCATGGGCGTGGCCCTGCTCACCAATTACTGGACAGGAACGCTCACGCCCCTTTTGTGGTACGCCATGTTTTGCGTGCCCATTTATCTTTTCGGCTGGTTTTTTGTCGGAAAACGCTTTCTCCTCTACACGGCCTACGGCACCCTGTGTACGACGATCTTTGGCTTTTTCATCAATTTCACCATCCCTCTGCAAAGCGAACTGTATGCAGCGGTGGTGGGCGGCGTGCTGCACGGCACCGCCGGGGGGCTGATGCTGCGGACTCTTGGCAGCGGCGGCGGCACGGACGTTATCGCCGTTGTGCTCAAGGACCGCTGGAATTTTTCCATCGGACAGTTCAACGTCATTTTCAACGGCCTGCTTTTTCTGCTGGGGGCCTACCGCCTGCCCTTTGATCTTATTATTGCATCCATGATCATGATGTTTATTTCGTCCAACGCGCTTGAATACGTGCTGGGCATGTTCAACCGGCGCAAACTGGTCTTCATCATTTCCGATCACGGCGAAGAGATCAGCGAGGCCATACTGGTGACGGAACGCTTTGGCGCAACCATGTTGCGGGGCAAGGGGGCCTACTCCGGCTCTGACCGCGAAATCCTGCTCACAGTCACCAACAACATTGCCCTCAAGCGTCTGGAAAATCTGGTCTTCAGCATTGACCGCAACGCCCTTTTCATTGTCGAAAACACCTTTTACGTTTCCGGCGGGCAGTTCGCACGCAGGAGCAGGTAG
- a CDS encoding sulfite exporter TauE/SafE family protein: MLLTLVIYLACGAVAGVLAGLLGVGGGIVLVPMMVAIFPTVGVPAEYVQQMALGTSLASIMITSISSARAHNKRGAVHWDIFRNITPGILLGTFVGGLIATHMPTLALKIIFICFLLVVSLQMLSGYRPPATRNMPGFVGTSGVGMGIGLISSFVGIGGGTLSVPFMSSCNVPLHHAVGTSAAIGFPIAVAGTLGFIVGGWGRPDLPSMTLGFVNLWALLGIASASFLTAPLGVKLSHALPADKLKRGFACFLVIVAAKMAWGLL, from the coding sequence ATGCTTTTGACTCTTGTGATCTATCTTGCATGTGGCGCTGTGGCCGGGGTGCTGGCCGGACTGCTGGGCGTGGGCGGGGGCATTGTGCTGGTACCCATGATGGTGGCCATATTTCCCACGGTGGGCGTGCCTGCCGAATACGTGCAGCAAATGGCGCTGGGCACGTCCCTTGCCAGCATCATGATCACCTCCATTTCCAGCGCCCGTGCCCACAACAAGCGCGGGGCCGTACACTGGGACATCTTCCGCAACATTACGCCGGGCATCCTCCTTGGCACTTTTGTGGGCGGCCTTATCGCCACGCACATGCCCACGCTTGCCCTCAAGATCATCTTTATCTGCTTTCTGCTGGTGGTATCTCTTCAGATGCTCTCCGGCTACCGGCCTCCGGCTACCCGCAACATGCCCGGCTTTGTCGGCACGTCTGGCGTGGGCATGGGCATCGGCCTTATTTCAAGCTTTGTGGGTATTGGCGGCGGCACGCTTTCGGTACCCTTCATGTCTTCCTGCAACGTACCGCTGCACCACGCCGTGGGAACCTCGGCCGCCATTGGCTTTCCCATCGCGGTAGCGGGAACGCTGGGCTTCATTGTGGGCGGATGGGGTCGGCCGGATCTTCCCTCTATGACTCTGGGCTTTGTAAACCTGTGGGCCTTGCTGGGCATAGCCTCAGCCAGTTTTCTCACCGCGCCCCTCGGCGTCAAGCTGTCGCACGCCCTGCCTGCCGACAAGCTCAAACGCGGCTTTGCCTGCTTTCTGGTTATCGTGGCCGCCAAAATGGCCTGGGGATTGCTGTAA
- a CDS encoding aspartate carbamoyltransferase catalytic subunit: MNTDNRYHWSHKDLLDVTQLSRADTLHLLDLAASFQEINTRPVKKVPTLKGKTVVLFFVEDSTRTKTSFDVAGKRLSADTFSLGKSGSSLNKGESLKDTALTLQAMSPDVIVIRHSSSGAARYIAELLPCGVVNGGDGWHAHPTQALLDCFSLRQAWDNTFEGRTLLILGDIAHSRVARSNIHLLTSLGVRVRVCAPRTLLPAGVDHWPVEVYTNLDEAVRDVDATMCLRLQLERQQAGLLPDLAEYSRRFCLGLRHMEMARPGAKVLHPGPMNRGLEISDDMADAPVSLVLNQVAAGVATRMAVLYLLATRNDGGRA, encoded by the coding sequence ATGAATACCGACAACCGCTACCACTGGTCACACAAGGATCTGCTGGATGTAACCCAGTTGAGCAGGGCCGACACCCTGCATCTGCTGGATCTGGCCGCCAGCTTTCAAGAAATAAACACCCGACCCGTCAAGAAGGTGCCCACGCTCAAAGGCAAGACTGTGGTGCTTTTTTTTGTGGAAGACAGCACCCGTACCAAAACGTCCTTTGATGTGGCGGGCAAGCGCCTGTCGGCGGACACGTTTTCTCTGGGCAAGAGCGGCTCAAGCCTCAACAAGGGCGAAAGCCTCAAGGACACGGCCCTGACGCTCCAGGCCATGTCGCCCGACGTCATTGTCATCCGCCACTCCAGCAGCGGCGCGGCCCGCTATATCGCGGAACTGCTGCCCTGCGGCGTGGTCAACGGCGGCGACGGCTGGCATGCCCACCCGACGCAGGCCCTGCTGGACTGCTTCAGCCTGCGCCAGGCATGGGACAACACCTTTGAAGGACGCACCCTGCTCATCCTTGGCGATATCGCCCACAGTCGGGTGGCGCGGTCCAATATCCACCTGCTGACCAGCCTTGGCGTACGCGTGCGGGTCTGCGCTCCGCGCACCCTGCTGCCTGCCGGTGTGGACCACTGGCCTGTGGAAGTGTATACAAATCTTGATGAGGCCGTGCGCGATGTGGACGCCACCATGTGTCTGCGCCTGCAACTGGAACGCCAGCAGGCCGGGCTTCTGCCCGATCTGGCCGAATACTCGCGGCGCTTCTGCCTGGGCCTCAGACATATGGAAATGGCCCGGCCAGGGGCCAAGGTGCTGCATCCCGGCCCTATGAACCGGGGACTGGAAATTTCTGATGATATGGCCGACGCCCCCGTCAGTCTGGTGCTGAACCAGGTGGCTGCGGGCGTGGCGACGCGTATGGCCGTGCTCTATCTTCTGGCCACGCGCAACGATGGAGGACGCGCATGA
- a CDS encoding dihydroorotase: MRLCIKNARHLEAPVDLLVDGDTIMTMTPAGHHAAPEGCEIFDACGLVLMPSLIDAHVHLREPGYEYKEDVASGLEAAMRGGFGAVMCMANTKPVNDTASVTRHMLDRARQSHPYGPRLFPIAAATIGLKGEMMAPLAELKEAGCVAVSNDGRPLENAELVRRIMEYAADLGLILIDHCEDPHLARGWLMHEGNVSGLLGLKGQPSSGEAVQAARDIMLAEYLDIPVHIAHVSAALTVDLIRWAKQRGVKVSAETCPHYLLLDETALENYSVQAKVSPPLRTAHDREVLREAVKTGIVDILVTDHAPHAAHEKDGTLDAAPCGFTGLDLALALTWKLVDEGILAESDVHRLWCRRPAEIFGLPCNGFAPGDPADFFLFDPDEAWTASRQTMYSKSLNSPFLGQTLRGRVKHHWMGGRQLF, encoded by the coding sequence ATGAGGCTTTGCATTAAAAACGCCCGTCACCTGGAGGCTCCCGTAGACCTTCTGGTGGACGGCGACACAATCATGACCATGACCCCGGCGGGCCATCATGCGGCCCCCGAGGGTTGCGAAATTTTTGACGCTTGCGGCCTTGTGCTCATGCCAAGCCTTATTGACGCGCATGTTCACCTGCGCGAGCCCGGCTATGAATATAAGGAAGACGTGGCTTCAGGGCTTGAAGCAGCGATGCGGGGCGGCTTTGGCGCGGTCATGTGCATGGCCAACACCAAACCGGTCAATGATACGGCCAGCGTTACCCGCCACATGCTGGACAGGGCAAGGCAAAGCCACCCCTACGGCCCCCGGCTTTTCCCCATTGCGGCGGCCACCATCGGCCTGAAGGGAGAAATGATGGCTCCCCTGGCCGAACTCAAGGAGGCGGGCTGCGTGGCTGTGTCCAATGACGGCCGCCCCCTGGAAAACGCCGAGCTTGTGCGCCGCATTATGGAATATGCCGCAGATCTCGGCCTGATCCTTATCGACCATTGCGAAGACCCGCACCTTGCGCGCGGATGGCTCATGCATGAAGGGAATGTGAGCGGTCTTCTGGGGCTCAAGGGGCAGCCGTCCTCCGGGGAGGCCGTGCAGGCCGCCCGCGACATTATGCTTGCAGAATATCTTGATATTCCTGTACATATCGCCCATGTTTCTGCGGCCTTGACCGTAGACCTCATACGCTGGGCCAAGCAGCGCGGCGTGAAGGTCAGCGCAGAAACCTGCCCGCACTATCTGTTGCTGGACGAAACAGCCCTCGAGAACTATAGTGTTCAGGCCAAGGTCAGCCCTCCGCTGCGCACTGCGCATGACCGCGAAGTGCTGCGTGAAGCCGTGAAAACGGGTATTGTGGACATCCTTGTAACCGACCATGCGCCGCATGCGGCCCATGAAAAAGACGGCACTCTGGACGCGGCCCCCTGCGGCTTCACAGGGCTTGATCTGGCTCTTGCCCTTACCTGGAAGCTGGTGGATGAGGGCATTTTGGCCGAATCTGACGTGCACCGCCTGTGGTGCCGCCGCCCGGCTGAAATTTTTGGCCTGCCCTGCAACGGCTTCGCCCCCGGCGACCCGGCGGATTTCTTTTTGTTTGACCCTGATGAAGCATGGACGGCCTCACGGCAAACCATGTATTCAAAAAGCCTGAATTCGCCCTTTTTGGGGCAGACTTTGCGCGGGCGCGTCAAGCACCACTGGATGGGAGGCAGACAACTGTTCTGA
- a CDS encoding NAD-dependent succinate-semialdehyde dehydrogenase: MHQILQDKSLFRPHCLINGQWRDAADKSVLDVVNPANGKLLGTVPNCGADEARLAVEAAHSAFALWKDKTPQERGAYLHAWEQAIRANLEDLARLLTLEEGKPLAEARAEILQGASYFPWYAEEARRVSGEVVPAFRQGVQALTRHAPLGVAVAITPWNFPMSMIPRKVAPALAAGCTAIVKPASATPYSALAMGELAMRVGIPAGVFNVITGSARAIGSVVTESPLVRKLSFTGSTPVGRTLAAQCAPTLKKVSLELGGNAPFLVFDDADLDLAARVGMGSKFRNAGQTCICANRFLVHSDVADAFVRRLLQGIRDLQVGDGLKPDTTMGPLINAEAVAHVDALVRDALEKGARRIAGCQPHSLGGNFYEPSLLTGITPEMRIFREEIFGPVAAVMSFEDEEEAVALANDTEYGLASYVCTRDMARTWRLWASLQYGMVGVNDAGLASAETPFGGVKGSGVGREGGREGLLEYMETHYALLGGLD; encoded by the coding sequence ATGCATCAGATATTGCAGGATAAAAGTCTGTTTCGTCCTCACTGCCTCATTAACGGGCAGTGGCGTGACGCGGCAGACAAGAGCGTTCTGGATGTCGTCAATCCGGCCAACGGCAAGCTGCTTGGCACTGTGCCCAACTGCGGCGCAGACGAGGCCCGGCTTGCCGTTGAAGCCGCGCACAGCGCCTTTGCCCTCTGGAAAGACAAAACCCCGCAGGAGCGCGGAGCCTACCTTCATGCGTGGGAGCAGGCCATACGCGCCAACCTTGAAGATCTGGCCCGTCTGCTCACCCTTGAAGAAGGCAAGCCTCTGGCTGAAGCCAGGGCGGAAATCCTTCAGGGCGCTTCCTACTTTCCCTGGTATGCCGAAGAGGCCCGCCGCGTGAGCGGCGAGGTGGTGCCCGCGTTCCGGCAGGGCGTGCAGGCGCTTACCCGGCATGCCCCCCTGGGCGTTGCCGTGGCCATTACCCCGTGGAACTTCCCCATGTCCATGATTCCCCGCAAGGTGGCTCCGGCCCTGGCGGCAGGATGCACGGCCATTGTCAAACCCGCCAGCGCCACGCCGTACAGCGCCCTGGCCATGGGCGAACTGGCCATGCGGGTGGGCATTCCCGCCGGGGTTTTCAACGTGATCACGGGCAGCGCCAGAGCCATCGGCTCCGTGGTTACAGAAAGTCCTCTGGTACGCAAACTCAGCTTTACCGGGTCCACGCCCGTGGGCAGAACCCTCGCCGCCCAATGCGCCCCCACCTTGAAGAAGGTGTCGTTGGAACTGGGCGGCAACGCGCCATTCCTTGTTTTTGACGACGCGGATCTGGATTTGGCGGCGCGTGTGGGCATGGGCAGCAAGTTCCGCAATGCGGGGCAAACCTGCATCTGCGCCAACCGTTTTCTGGTGCACAGCGACGTGGCCGATGCCTTTGTGCGCCGCCTGCTGCAAGGTATCCGGGATCTCCAGGTCGGTGACGGGCTCAAGCCGGACACCACCATGGGCCCGCTTATCAACGCCGAAGCCGTGGCCCACGTGGACGCCCTTGTGCGCGACGCCCTTGAAAAGGGAGCCCGCCGTATAGCAGGATGCCAGCCCCATAGTCTGGGCGGCAACTTTTACGAACCCTCGCTGCTGACGGGCATAACGCCCGAAATGCGCATTTTTCGTGAAGAAATATTCGGGCCTGTGGCTGCCGTCATGTCCTTTGAGGACGAGGAAGAGGCCGTGGCCCTGGCCAATGATACGGAATACGGACTCGCGTCCTATGTCTGCACGCGCGACATGGCCCGTACCTGGCGACTGTGGGCGAGCCTGCAGTATGGTATGGTGGGCGTCAACGACGCAGGGCTGGCCTCGGCGGAAACGCCTTTTGGCGGCGTCAAGGGCAGCGGCGTGGGGCGTGAAGGCGGCCGTGAAGGGCTGCTTGAATATATGGAAACCCACTACGCGCTATTGGGTGGTCTCGACTAG
- the amrB gene encoding AmmeMemoRadiSam system protein B has protein sequence MSIRHPIAAGRFYPAEADQLKKEVQAWLMASAVPAGFLSDEHSNDAGSHLLGLVLPHAGYVYCGRIIGATLAAPWGDSTTGASLPQRLFVLSPNHTGQGKPLGVWAEGQWLTPLGPIPVDEELTQALIQAPGGFLPDELSHLVEHSTEVILPFLQSLPGSHTGEDGSPVPRTIAPVCVGTRRPDALRAAGLALAQVIQDFSFRGQDVGIIVSSDLNHYQDQEQTLHKDALALTQVLSCDPDGLLAVVEREGITMCGVGPMALALFAARALGNPWAELCLYDTSAAASGDTSRVVGYAGLRFGL, from the coding sequence ATGAGTATACGACATCCCATTGCGGCGGGGCGTTTTTATCCTGCCGAGGCTGATCAGTTAAAAAAAGAAGTTCAGGCATGGCTTATGGCGTCGGCTGTTCCTGCTGGTTTCTTGTCGGACGAGCACTCGAACGATGCCGGTTCACACCTGCTGGGCCTTGTGCTGCCTCACGCCGGCTATGTTTACTGCGGCCGTATCATAGGCGCTACCCTGGCAGCCCCATGGGGCGACTCCACAACGGGAGCAAGCCTGCCGCAGCGGCTGTTTGTCCTGTCTCCCAACCATACGGGCCAGGGGAAGCCTCTGGGCGTATGGGCCGAAGGCCAGTGGCTGACGCCGCTGGGCCCCATACCGGTTGACGAAGAGCTGACCCAGGCCCTTATTCAGGCTCCGGGCGGCTTTTTGCCGGACGAGCTTAGCCACCTTGTGGAACATTCCACTGAAGTTATACTGCCTTTTCTGCAAAGTCTGCCCGGCAGCCATACCGGAGAGGACGGATCGCCCGTGCCGCGCACCATTGCGCCCGTATGCGTGGGAACCCGCAGGCCCGATGCGCTGCGCGCCGCCGGGCTGGCCCTGGCGCAGGTGATACAGGACTTCAGCTTCAGAGGGCAGGATGTGGGCATCATCGTCAGCTCGGACTTGAACCACTACCAGGATCAGGAGCAGACACTGCACAAGGATGCGCTGGCTCTGACGCAGGTCTTGTCCTGCGATCCCGATGGTCTGCTTGCCGTTGTGGAGCGCGAGGGCATTACCATGTGCGGGGTCGGCCCGATGGCTTTGGCTCTGTTTGCCGCGCGCGCCCTGGGCAACCCCTGGGCCGAGCTTTGCCTCTACGACACTTCGGCTGCCGCATCCGGCGATACCAGCCGGGTTGTGGGGTACGCCGGATTACGCTTTGGCCTCTAG
- a CDS encoding NifB/NifX family molybdenum-iron cluster-binding protein, with protein sequence MKIAVSSEGPGLDSQVDPRFGRAAGFVVVDTESMATEYVDNGASQVMAQGAGIQTAERLSSLGVGAVLSGYVGPKAFTALQAAGMQVYQELDGRSVGEAVRCYTEGSVSPAAAPNK encoded by the coding sequence ATGAAAATCGCCGTCTCAAGCGAAGGGCCGGGTCTGGATTCCCAGGTTGATCCGCGTTTCGGCCGTGCCGCAGGGTTCGTGGTGGTGGATACGGAAAGTATGGCCACGGAATATGTCGATAACGGGGCCTCGCAGGTCATGGCGCAAGGCGCGGGCATACAGACGGCCGAGCGCCTGTCGTCCCTGGGCGTTGGCGCCGTGCTCAGCGGTTATGTTGGCCCCAAGGCTTTCACTGCTTTGCAGGCGGCGGGCATGCAGGTGTATCAGGAACTGGATGGCCGCAGCGTGGGCGAAGCCGTGCGCTGCTATACCGAAGGTTCCGTCAGTCCGGCTGCGGCGCCCAACAAGTAG
- a CDS encoding ATP-binding protein, giving the protein MRIAFASGKGGAGKTTVAASLAVVWPRPCLIVDADVEAPNLHLFLQPDLDAAQAVYLTVPELDAEKCTACGACADMCAYKAIAMLGGKPTIFADMCHGCGGCFEVCAPAALNRGQRELGSLQWGRWNLNPDREQALLMGKSRVGEAMSPPLLRALERAFASPACKDAVDGPDILIDSPPGVSCPAMTTARMADALVLVAESTPFGMYDFKLAHAAFKKLGLSLTVVMNRAGMPGNQAGDAALERYCAAEGLPLLARLPFDMQAAEGYARGNLPPLGPGDNGRAWRGRFESLQQALCRWIGGQPWPDLADTAQQPETAAQTRAERLCDGQGAAEARHA; this is encoded by the coding sequence ATGCGAATCGCATTTGCCAGCGGCAAGGGAGGCGCGGGAAAGACCACGGTGGCGGCTTCACTGGCCGTGGTCTGGCCACGGCCCTGCCTGATAGTTGACGCCGACGTGGAGGCTCCCAACCTGCATCTTTTTTTACAGCCTGATCTGGATGCGGCCCAGGCCGTGTACCTGACCGTGCCCGAACTTGATGCTGAAAAATGCACGGCCTGTGGGGCATGCGCTGACATGTGCGCCTACAAGGCCATTGCCATGCTGGGGGGAAAGCCCACCATTTTCGCGGACATGTGCCATGGCTGCGGCGGCTGTTTCGAGGTTTGCGCGCCCGCTGCCCTGAACAGGGGCCAGCGCGAACTGGGCAGCCTGCAGTGGGGGCGGTGGAACCTGAACCCCGACCGTGAGCAGGCCCTGCTTATGGGAAAAAGCCGTGTGGGAGAGGCCATGTCGCCCCCCCTGCTGCGCGCCCTGGAACGGGCTTTTGCCTCCCCAGCCTGCAAGGATGCGGTTGACGGCCCGGATATCCTCATTGATTCGCCCCCCGGCGTGAGCTGTCCGGCCATGACCACGGCCCGCATGGCGGACGCACTTGTGCTGGTGGCGGAGTCCACGCCCTTCGGCATGTATGATTTCAAGCTGGCCCATGCGGCCTTCAAAAAGCTTGGCCTGTCCCTGACCGTAGTTATGAACCGGGCAGGCATGCCCGGCAATCAGGCTGGCGATGCGGCCCTTGAGCGGTATTGCGCTGCGGAAGGCCTGCCCCTGCTTGCCCGGTTGCCCTTTGATATGCAGGCCGCCGAAGGTTACGCGCGCGGGAATCTGCCGCCGCTGGGGCCTGGCGACAACGGCAGGGCGTGGCGCGGGCGTTTTGAAAGCCTGCAGCAGGCGCTGTGCCGGTGGATTGGCGGTCAGCCCTGGCCAGATCTGGCAGACACCGCGCAACAGCCGGAAACAGCGGCGCAGACCCGCGCGGAGCGGCTTTGTGACGGGCAGGGCGCAGCGGAGGCACGGCATGCGTGA
- a CDS encoding ATP-binding protein has protein sequence MREIVVISGKGGTGKTTLCASLAALAHREGLNPVLCDLDVDVPDLHIIFDPRIEQEQPFISGHTAVIDEATCTQCGRCMELCQFGAVHLKDGVFGIDALDCEGCGVCHKLCPAAAIEFPERHCGAWYLSRTRFGTFVHAQLEPGQENSGRLVGLLKQKAREIAAAEEGGLILCDGSPGIGCPVISSLSGATLAVAVVEPSPSGRHDFERVADLCGHFRIPVAVIINKADLNDDEARAIEEQAVRRGHALAGRLPFSPLVTEAMVRGEALTERDSPLASELEQIWRRIRAMADKPARRANINTL, from the coding sequence ATGCGTGAGATAGTTGTTATCAGCGGCAAAGGCGGCACGGGCAAGACGACGCTGTGCGCCTCCCTGGCTGCCCTGGCCCACCGCGAGGGTCTGAATCCCGTCCTCTGTGATCTGGATGTTGACGTGCCCGACCTGCACATCATCTTTGATCCCCGCATCGAGCAGGAGCAGCCTTTTATTTCGGGCCACACGGCGGTCATTGACGAGGCCACCTGTACGCAGTGCGGGCGCTGCATGGAGCTTTGCCAGTTCGGAGCCGTGCATTTGAAGGACGGCGTGTTCGGCATAGACGCGCTGGACTGCGAGGGCTGCGGCGTGTGCCACAAGCTGTGCCCTGCGGCGGCCATTGAATTTCCTGAGCGGCATTGTGGAGCCTGGTATCTGAGCCGCACGCGCTTCGGCACTTTTGTGCACGCGCAGCTTGAACCCGGTCAGGAAAATTCTGGCCGTCTGGTGGGCCTGCTCAAGCAGAAGGCGCGCGAGATCGCCGCAGCCGAAGAGGGCGGCCTCATCCTTTGCGACGGCTCGCCGGGCATAGGGTGCCCTGTGATCAGCTCGCTCTCCGGGGCCACCCTGGCCGTGGCGGTGGTGGAACCCTCGCCATCGGGGCGGCACGATTTCGAGCGTGTGGCGGATCTGTGCGGGCATTTTCGCATCCCTGTGGCGGTGATCATCAACAAGGCAGACCTCAACGACGACGAAGCCCGCGCCATAGAGGAACAGGCCGTCCGACGCGGGCACGCGCTGGCGGGGAGGCTGCCCTTCAGCCCCCTTGTGACAGAGGCCATGGTCAGGGGCGAGGCCCTGACCGAAAGGGATTCTCCTCTGGCAAGCGAGCTGGAGCAGATATGGCGGCGCATCCGCGCCATGGCTGACAAGCCCGCCCGGCGGGCCAACATCAACACGTTATAG
- a CDS encoding NifB/NifX family molybdenum-iron cluster-binding protein, which yields MSKTILAIPSELPGGMDAGMGMHFGHCDIYTIVEIENGAIKAQSTLPSIPHQQGGCMAPVQYLAEHGVTAMLAGGMGMRPLMGFNQMHIDVFFAGNYPTVGQAVEAFCAGKLNRFSTDQTCGGGAH from the coding sequence ATGAGCAAGACAATTCTGGCCATTCCTTCCGAACTTCCTGGCGGCATGGACGCGGGCATGGGTATGCATTTTGGCCATTGTGACATCTACACCATAGTGGAAATAGAAAACGGCGCTATCAAGGCCCAGAGCACGCTGCCGTCCATACCGCATCAGCAGGGCGGCTGCATGGCCCCCGTGCAGTACCTGGCCGAGCATGGCGTAACGGCCATGCTGGCGGGCGGCATGGGCATGCGTCCTCTCATGGGCTTTAACCAGATGCATATCGACGTCTTTTTCGCTGGCAACTATCCCACAGTGGGGCAGGCGGTCGAGGCTTTTTGCGCGGGCAAGCTCAACCGCTTCTCCACGGATCAGACCTGCGGCGGCGGCGCGCACTAG
- a CDS encoding response regulator receiver protein → MKNRRILLQTSRPEAWEDFVEQLQHDGCTVCMTATIDQCKEAARRDIPVLALLDPPSGDHARAWVLELMMIDAGMHTAVVTEMDEEVFHDVMEGLGILTPLPPEPMASDARKMLGLLEQVESLGG, encoded by the coding sequence ATGAAGAACAGGCGTATCCTGCTGCAAACATCCCGGCCCGAAGCCTGGGAGGATTTTGTGGAGCAGCTGCAACATGACGGCTGCACTGTATGTATGACGGCAACTATTGACCAGTGCAAGGAGGCAGCGCGGCGCGATATCCCTGTTCTGGCGCTTCTTGACCCGCCTTCCGGCGATCACGCGCGGGCCTGGGTGCTGGAGCTTATGATGATTGATGCCGGAATGCACACCGCCGTTGTGACTGAAATGGACGAAGAAGTCTTTCATGACGTCATGGAAGGTCTGGGAATACTGACGCCGCTTCCGCCTGAGCCGATGGCGTCCGATGCCCGCAAGATGCTCGGGCTTTTGGAGCAGGTGGAGAGCCTTGGCGGATAA
- a CDS encoding DUF134 domain-containing protein, translating into MPRPSHCRRVSALPKASYFKPKGVPLSDIDERVLTLDGLEALRLADYEGRNMDEAAARMGVSRHTFGRLLRRARHCVAEALVDGLALRIEGGVCTMDAQEGEVPPSGSEGVLVAVPSQEPGGIDAAPHVHFGRCSIYTLAWIKEGQVKNVTVRANAAHLPGDCGSPVQSLANMGVTVLLAGGMGVRPLRALQAAGIAVYHNAGLPSVGACLEAFAQNRLAAFGTEHLCRGGCAPEK; encoded by the coding sequence ATGCCAAGACCCAGCCATTGCAGGCGCGTGAGCGCTCTCCCCAAAGCCAGCTATTTCAAGCCCAAGGGCGTTCCACTATCAGATATTGACGAAAGAGTTCTGACGCTGGATGGCCTTGAGGCTTTGCGCCTGGCCGATTATGAAGGCCGGAACATGGATGAGGCCGCTGCCCGCATGGGGGTGTCACGACACACCTTCGGCAGGCTGCTGCGCCGGGCGCGTCATTGTGTGGCCGAAGCCCTTGTGGACGGATTGGCCCTGCGTATCGAGGGCGGCGTGTGCACCATGGATGCCCAGGAAGGCGAAGTGCCGCCTTCTGGCTCCGAAGGCGTGTTGGTGGCCGTACCCTCTCAGGAACCCGGAGGCATTGACGCCGCGCCACATGTCCATTTTGGCCGATGTTCCATCTACACGCTGGCCTGGATCAAGGAAGGCCAGGTGAAAAACGTCACTGTTCGGGCCAATGCCGCGCACCTGCCCGGCGACTGTGGCAGCCCTGTGCAGAGCCTGGCCAACATGGGCGTAACGGTGCTGCTGGCCGGGGGCATGGGCGTGCGCCCCTTGCGGGCCCTGCAGGCCGCAGGCATAGCCGTCTATCATAACGCGGGATTACCCAGCGTGGGGGCCTGCCTTGAAGCTTTTGCCCAAAACAGGCTGGCGGCTTTTGGTACCGAACATCTCTGCCGTGGCGGCTGCGCACCGGAAAAATAA